AGGTTCCCAACCTCTCCCCGCCGGACACGGCGCTCTACAAGGCGCTCGGCGACGCCATCCGGCGCCGCGAGCCCCGCGCCGTCGTCCTCCCCCTTGTGCTGGCCGGGTTCACCGACAACTGGGTCTTCCGCCGGCACGGCGTTCAGGCCTATGGCTTCGCCCCCTTCGTCACGGACGAGGGGGAGCTCCACCGCGTCCACGGCAACGACGAGCGGATCTCGCTCGAGAACGTGCGCGCGGGCGTCCGCACGTACACCGAGCTGCTCCTCGCCTTCGCCGCCGCCTGATTAGACCGGCGGGATACGGTCGGCCCAGGGGGCGGCGGCCTCGAAGGCGGCGGCTGCGCGCAGCACCGAAGCTTCAGCCCGCCAGCGTCCGACGATCTGGAGGCCGACGGGGAGGCCGTCGGCGGTCCAGCCGGCCGGGACCGAGATGGTGGGAAGTCCCGCGATCGTGAAGGCGTAGGTCGGGAGCACCCACTCGATGTAGTTCGCCGTCGGTCGACCGTCGATCTCCTTGGGATAGGAGACCTCCACGGGAAACGGCTTCACGGCGACCGTCGGGCTCAATGTCAGATCGTAGCGCGCGAAGAACTGCCTCACCCGATCCCAGAGCTCGGTCCTCAGCGTTTCGGCCCGCGCCATATCCTCGGCGGTGAGCTTGAGCCCCTCCTCGATGTTCCAGACCAGGTTGGGGTTCATGACGTCCCGCCACTTCGGGAGCTTTTCGGCGTGGAGCGCCGCCATCCTGATCCCGCGGCTCACCCGGATGATCTCCTGAACCCCGCTGAAGTCAGGGTGAGCCTCATCGACGCGGGCGCCGAGACGGGCGAAGACCTTCGTCGCGGCCTCGGCGACGCGCCTGACCTCGCGCTCAACTGGCGCGATGCCCAGATCCGGGCTCCAGGCAACGCGGAGGCCTTTGACCGACGGGGCCCTCACGGCCTTCGCGAACTCTCGGGTGTCCACCTCGTACGAGATCGGGGCCCTCGCGTCGGGACCGGCGATGGCAGCGAGCATGAGCGCGGTATCGGCGACGGTGCGTGCCATCGGCCCCTGGACGGAGTACGTGTCCCAGCCGAGCGGCGAGGGGTAGATGGGGACGAGGCCGGGCGTCGTCCTGAAGCCCACGACCGCGCAGAAGGCTGCGGGGATTCTCAGGGAGCCGCCCAGGTCCGACCCCTGGGCGAGCGGCCCCGTCCCTGTCGCCAGGGCGACCGCGGCGCCGCCGCTCGAGCCGCCGCACGTCAGCGCGGGATTCCACGGGTTGCGCGTTGGGCCGAAGACCGCGTTGGTGGTGTTGGCGCCGGCGCCGAACTCGGGGGTGTTGGTCTTGCCGAGCACGATGGCTCCGGCGGCCTTGAGGCGCTGGACGATCAGGCCATCCTCCTCGGGGACGTGGTGCTCGTAGATCTTGGAGCCCCAGGTCGTGCGGATGCCGGCGGTGGGAACCAGGTCCTTGATCGAGACGGGGATCCCGTGCAACGGTCCCAGCCCTTGCCTTCGCATCACGGCGCTCTCGGCGCGTCGCGCGGCTTTGAGCGCGAGGTCAGGGACAACGGTGCAGTAGGCGTTGAGCTTCGGGTTCACGCGCTCGATCCGCTCGAGCACGGCGCGCACGACCTCCAGGGGCGAGACCTTCTTCTGACGGATCAGGCGAGCCAGCGTGGTTGCGGGCGCGAAGCAGAGGTCAGTTGTCACGAGAGCCTCCTGCTAGAGCACTTTCCTGGGATCCAGGGCATCCCGAAGCCCGTCCCCGATGTAGTTGATGGAGAGCACGGTGAGGAAGATGGCGGTGCCGGGGAAGAGGGCCCAGTGGGGCGCGATGTCGAGGTTGTCCTTGGCGTCGAAGAGAATCCGCCCCCAGGTTGGGATGTCGGGGGGGAACCCGAGCCCCAGGAACGAGAGCGAGGACTCCGCAATGATCGCGGTGCCGACCCCGAGTGACGCTGCGACGATGACTGGTCCGAGAGCGTTCGGGAGGATGTGGCGGACGATCTGGCGCCAGGGAGGCACGCCGAGGCAGCGGGCCGCCTCCACGAACTCCTTCTCCTTGATCGACAGAAACGAGGCGCGGACCAGGCGCGCCACGGGCATCCACCTGAGGCTCCCGATCACCGTGACGATCAGGAGAAAGATCCCCACCTCGGGCCCGAAGGTCTTCCGGACCGGGTCCCGAAAGAGGTAAACGATCAGGAGGAGCAAGGGCAGCTGGGGAAGCGAGAGGCAGAGGTCGGTCAGGCGCATCAAGACGTTGTCCAGGGCCCCGCCGACATAGCCGGCCACGGCACCGACGAAGGTCCCCAGCGTGATGGCGATGACCATGGCCGCCACGCCGACCGCGAGCGAGATCCGCCCGCCGTAGAGCAACCGCGCCAGGAGATCCTGCCCCAGGTCGTCCGTCCCCAGCGGGTGGGCCGGGCTCGGCACCTTGAGCTTGGCCTTGAAGTCGATCGCGTCGATGGGTGTCCGGTAGACCAGCGGCCCCGCCAGGGTTCCGACCGTCATCACGAGCAGGATGACCGCGCCGAACATCGCGAGCCGGTGTCGGCGGAAGCGGCGCCAGCCCTCCGCCCAGAGGGACTGCGAGCGCGACGGCGCCAGGACGATGGCGCGTCCCGCCAGGAGCTCAGCGGTAGGAGATGCGGGGGTCGAGCCAGCCATAGACCATATCGGCGACGAGGTTGAAGATCACCACGAGCGCCGAGTAGACGAAGGTAATGGCCATCACGACGGGGGTGTCGCTGGCGAGGATGGAGGCGATCAGGAGCGACCCGATCCCGGGCACGCGAAAGATCTGCTCGGTGATGACCGCCCCGGTGAAGATGAGCGGCATCTGGAGCGCGACGAGGGTGACCACCGGGATCAGAGCGTTCCGGACGACGTGCTTGCCGATCGTAAGCCGTTCGCTGAGCCCCTTGGCCCGCGCCGTGTTGACGTCATCCAGCTGGATCACCACCAGGACCGCGGCGCGGACGAAGCGCGTGAGCGAGGCGCCCTCGAAGAGCCCGAGGACGGCGATCGGCATGATCCCCTGCTTCAGATGCTCCAGGACCCAGCGGAAGCCCGTCGCGTCGATGTCGGCGCGGTAGATGAACGGGAGCCAGTCCAGGTAGATGGAGAAGAAGAGGATGAAGAGGAGCCCGGTGAAGAAGGTGGGGAGCGAGAAGCCGATGAAGGCCAGGGTCGTGGCGATCTGGTCGAAGAGCGAGTAGGGGCGGACCGCCGAGTAGATGCCCACCGGGAGCGCGATCAGGACGGCGAGCAGGTTGGCCATCCCGAGGACGTAGAGCGTGGTCAGGAGCCGCTGGAGGATCAGGGTCTCGACGTTGACGCGGCTCACGAAGGAGTAGCCCCAGTCGCCCTTCAGCATCGAGACGAGCCAGCGCACGTACCGGATCGGCAGCGGGTCGTCGAGCCCGAACTGAGCGCGGAGGCGCTGGGCGACCTCCGCGGGGACGTTGGGGTTGGTGGCGAGCTCCTCGAAGGGGTCGCCGGGCGCCAGGGCCAGGATCGCGAAGAGGACCAGGCTGATTCCGAAGAGGAGCGGGATCGCCTGGAGGAGGCGCCGGAGGACGTACTTGTACATCAGCGTGGGAGGGCCGGGCGATCCCGGCCCTCCCGGTCCGTGCTACGCCTCTTTGTACCAGTAGGCCAGGTGCCAGAAGTTCGAGTCCCAGCCGGTAAGGTCCAGGCCCCTCAGCTTGGCGGTCACCGCCGCCACGCCGTTCCGCCAGAGGACGGGGACGACCACTACGTTCTGGATGACCAGGTCGTTCATCCTGATAAACTGGGCGGCGCGCTTGACCGGGTCCATCTCCTTCTCGGCCGCTTTCCAGAGCTTGTCATATTCGTCGTTGCGCCACCGGGTCACGTTGGTGACCGACCATTTGTTTGCCTTGGAGGCGATCTGCCAGGAGGCGAACTGCTCCATGTAGAGCTGGGGGTCCGGCGCGCCCATCGTGGTCGTATACATCTGCAGGTCCGTATAGAAGTGACGGTAGGTGTCGGGGTTGGCCGGATCCGACGAGAAATAGACAGAGGCCACCACGGACTTCAGCTCCACCTCGATCCCCGCCTTGGCGCAGGCCTGTTTGACGATGGCCTGGGTCTTCTGGCGCGGCGCGTTGATCGAGGTCTGGTAGACGACCTTGAGGCGCTTGCCGTCCTTGACGCGGATCCCGTCCGGCCCGCGCTTCCAGCCGGCCTCGTCCAGGAGCTGATTGGCCTTCTCGATCTTGAACTCCCAGCGGGTGTTCTTGGACTGAACGCGCGGCGGGGCGTTGAGGAAATTGGCGCTGGTCTGGCCCTGCCGGCCGTAGATCTCCTCGTGGACGGAGGCGCGGTCCACCAGGAGGTTGAAGGCCGCGCGCACCTTCGGGTCGGTCAGGAAGGGATGGGGCACCTTGACGCTTGACCGTTCGCCGTCCACCTCGGTCCAGGGGTCCGTCTGGTTACACTGGATGTGCTCGATATTCCCCGTGGGATAGATTTCAACGCGCCCCTTCCCGGCCTGCTCCAGGCGCTTCAGGATCTCGTCCTCCACCTGCATGTTCCAGGCGTAGTCGTACTCGCCCGTCTGGAGTACCGCGCGGGCCGCGGACACGGCGTCGCCGCCGCCCTTCAGCTCGAGCTGGTCGAAGAAGGGGCGGTTCGCGACATGGTAGTTGGGGTTGATCTCGTAGCGGACCACGTCACCGGGCTTGAAGTCCACGATCTTGTACGGGCCGGTGCCCACCGGCTTGGTGTTGTACGGGGCCTCGCGCGACTTGGCGCCCTTGAACGGCTCGTGGAGGTGCTTGGGGATCATCTGGCCACGGTTCCCGCAGAAGGCGTCGTACCAGAACGGCGTCGGGTCCTTGAAGACCACCTTCACCTCATGGTCGCTGAGCTTTTCGATGCGCTGGATGTCGCGGTAGGAGCCGATGGTGGTGGTTGAGCTGGCGGGGTCCGCGGAGTACTCCCAGTTGAAGATCACGTCGGCGGCGGTGAAGGGCTTGCCGTCATGCCAGACCACGTTCTTCTTGAGCCGCCAGGTCACCCACAACCCGTCCTTCGAAAGTGTGCCGTTTGCGATACTCGGGATCTCGGCGGCGAGAACAGGGATCACGTTGCCGTCGGGATCGAAAGCCGCCAGGGGCTCGTGGACGACCCGGGAGCCGTCCTGATCCTTGGTGCCCGTGGCGAAGTGGGGGTTCAGGAGGGTGGGAGCCTGCCACCAGAGGACCTTAAGCTTGCCCCCGCCCCCCCGCCGGGTCGGGGTGAAGGCGGCCCGCGGCTGGGCCTGGGCCGGGATGCCGTAGGCGGCAAGCATCTGGGCAACCATGGGGCCGGTCAGCCCCAACCCCAGCATCGTCCGCATGAAGGCGCGCCGGCTGAGCCGACCGGTCTTGACCCGGTGGAGCATGTCTCTCAGTTCGTGCTCTTCCATAGGCGTATCGCCCTCCTTGATCAGCGCCGGTTGGAGAATCCTGAGGCTACCTTGCTGGCCCTTTATATGCTCGGCGGGCCGCCCAGTCAAGCCTGGAGCGGGCAAGGCGCGCGGCGCGCCCGAAGCCCCGGCGGCCATGCTGTCGCGGCGCTCATCGGAGGAGCCCCGGTGTTGCCCGGCGACGGGGCGTGCTATGCTGACCGGGCAGGGAATAGAACATCGATTTCAATTGTTTATAAAGACGAAGCGTGGCTACCCGGGATTGGCGGAAGGAGTTCGAGGACGTCGCGCTGGTCCACCTCGACCAGCTCTACCACATGGCGCTGCGGCTCTGCCGGAGCCCGAGCCGGGCCGAGGACCTCGTCCAGGAGACGTACCTCAGGGCGTTCAGGCACTTCGATCAGTTCGACCCCGGGACCAACTGCCGGGCGTGGCTGTTCGCCATTCTCCACAACACGTTCGTCAATCGGGTGAAGCGCGACAGCCGGGAGCTTCTGGAGTTGGACGAGGGGAGCCTGGACCACGCCGGGGCGAGCTCCCCCGAGGTCATGGCTACGATCGCCAACCCGGAGGAGGAGTTTTTGAAGCATGTGCTCGACGGCGACCTCGTGTCCGCGCTCGAGGCGATGCCGGTAACGTTCCAGGAGGCGGTTCTGCTGGCCGACGTCGAGGAGTTCTCGTACAAGGAGATCGCCCAGATCCTGGGCGTGCCGGTGGGGACCGTCATGTCCCGTCTCCACCGCGGCCGCCAGCTGCTGCGGAAGACGCTCGTGGCGTCGTCCCGTGAGCGGAAGGGCATGAGGAGGGACGCGTGACCTGCGAGGAGCTTCGGGCGTGTCTTGACGTCTATCTCGATCGCGAGCTCGACGTGGCGCGCGCGCTGGACGCCCAGGACCACCTGGCGTTCTGCATGCCCTGCCAGTGGGCCTACGCCAAAGAGCGGGAGCTGCGCGCGCTGGTCAAGACGCGGCTGCCGCGCGTGGCGGTGCCCCCCGAGCTTCGCGCCCGGATCAGGAGCGCGCTCGACGCCGACGCCCGGCCGGCCTACCGCGCCGCGTACCGCACTCTGACGGCCCGCCCGCTGCGCTGGGCCGCGCTGCCCGTGGCGGCGGTCCTCCTCGTGGCCCTCGCCTTCGGCCTCCGCGCGCCGCGCGGTCCGTCGCTGCCGCCCGTGGTGACGGAGCTGGTGGCCCAGCACCAGATGTACTCGCGCCTGGACACGCCGGCGGAGTTCGTCAGCGCCAGCCGGGATACCGTGGCGGGCTGGTTCCGGGGGCGCGTCCGCTTCCAGGTCGCCGTTCCTGACTTCTCCCCGTCCGGGATCCGGCTCGTCGGGGCGCGGCTCTCCTCCCTGTCGGACCGCGAGGTGGCGTACCTCCTCTACGAGAAGGGGCGCAACCTCATCTCGCTCTTCGCGTTCGCCCACCGCGGGTTCGAGCTCCCCGCGGACGGCTGGATCCCGGTGGGAGAGTCGCGCTTCTACGTGGCCGAGGTCAAGGGGGCGGAGGTGGTCCTCTGGACTCAGGGGGAGCAGGCGTACGCGCTGGTTTCCCCGCTGAACCGGGAGGCGCTCCTCGAGTGCGCCCTGACCGTCTGGCGACTCGTCGCACAGGCCCGTTCTGGCGCCTGAGTGCGCCTTCGCGTATAGTTACGTTCATGCCCGCTCAAGTCGGCGCAGTCCTCTGCCTCCTGATCCTGATCCTCGGTGCGCGCGCGGCCGGCTCGGAGGATCCCTTCAAGGAACTCGAGCTGATCAGGCCGAAGCGCGTCCAGACGGCGCGCGACTTCACGGTTCCCACTCCGGACGGCAAGTCGC
This sequence is a window from Candidatus Rokuibacteriota bacterium. Protein-coding genes within it:
- a CDS encoding ABC transporter permease; amino-acid sequence: MYKYVLRRLLQAIPLLFGISLVLFAILALAPGDPFEELATNPNVPAEVAQRLRAQFGLDDPLPIRYVRWLVSMLKGDWGYSFVSRVNVETLILQRLLTTLYVLGMANLLAVLIALPVGIYSAVRPYSLFDQIATTLAFIGFSLPTFFTGLLFILFFSIYLDWLPFIYRADIDATGFRWVLEHLKQGIMPIAVLGLFEGASLTRFVRAAVLVVIQLDDVNTARAKGLSERLTIGKHVVRNALIPVVTLVALQMPLIFTGAVITEQIFRVPGIGSLLIASILASDTPVVMAITFVYSALVVIFNLVADMVYGWLDPRISYR
- a CDS encoding peptide ABC transporter substrate-binding protein, with translation MEEHELRDMLHRVKTGRLSRRAFMRTMLGLGLTGPMVAQMLAAYGIPAQAQPRAAFTPTRRGGGGKLKVLWWQAPTLLNPHFATGTKDQDGSRVVHEPLAAFDPDGNVIPVLAAEIPSIANGTLSKDGLWVTWRLKKNVVWHDGKPFTAADVIFNWEYSADPASSTTTIGSYRDIQRIEKLSDHEVKVVFKDPTPFWYDAFCGNRGQMIPKHLHEPFKGAKSREAPYNTKPVGTGPYKIVDFKPGDVVRYEINPNYHVANRPFFDQLELKGGGDAVSAARAVLQTGEYDYAWNMQVEDEILKRLEQAGKGRVEIYPTGNIEHIQCNQTDPWTEVDGERSSVKVPHPFLTDPKVRAAFNLLVDRASVHEEIYGRQGQTSANFLNAPPRVQSKNTRWEFKIEKANQLLDEAGWKRGPDGIRVKDGKRLKVVYQTSINAPRQKTQAIVKQACAKAGIEVELKSVVASVYFSSDPANPDTYRHFYTDLQMYTTTMGAPDPQLYMEQFASWQIASKANKWSVTNVTRWRNDEYDKLWKAAEKEMDPVKRAAQFIRMNDLVIQNVVVVPVLWRNGVAAVTAKLRGLDLTGWDSNFWHLAYWYKEA
- a CDS encoding anti-sigma factor, encoding MTCEELRACLDVYLDRELDVARALDAQDHLAFCMPCQWAYAKERELRALVKTRLPRVAVPPELRARIRSALDADARPAYRAAYRTLTARPLRWAALPVAAVLLVALAFGLRAPRGPSLPPVVTELVAQHQMYSRLDTPAEFVSASRDTVAGWFRGRVRFQVAVPDFSPSGIRLVGARLSSLSDREVAYLLYEKGRNLISLFAFAHRGFELPADGWIPVGESRFYVAEVKGAEVVLWTQGEQAYALVSPLNREALLECALTVWRLVAQARSGA
- a CDS encoding amidase encodes the protein MTTDLCFAPATTLARLIRQKKVSPLEVVRAVLERIERVNPKLNAYCTVVPDLALKAARRAESAVMRRQGLGPLHGIPVSIKDLVPTAGIRTTWGSKIYEHHVPEEDGLIVQRLKAAGAIVLGKTNTPEFGAGANTTNAVFGPTRNPWNPALTCGGSSGGAAVALATGTGPLAQGSDLGGSLRIPAAFCAVVGFRTTPGLVPIYPSPLGWDTYSVQGPMARTVADTALMLAAIAGPDARAPISYEVDTREFAKAVRAPSVKGLRVAWSPDLGIAPVEREVRRVAEAATKVFARLGARVDEAHPDFSGVQEIIRVSRGIRMAALHAEKLPKWRDVMNPNLVWNIEEGLKLTAEDMARAETLRTELWDRVRQFFARYDLTLSPTVAVKPFPVEVSYPKEIDGRPTANYIEWVLPTYAFTIAGLPTISVPAGWTADGLPVGLQIVGRWRAEASVLRAAAAFEAAAPWADRIPPV
- a CDS encoding ABC transporter permease, producing MAGSTPASPTAELLAGRAIVLAPSRSQSLWAEGWRRFRRHRLAMFGAVILLVMTVGTLAGPLVYRTPIDAIDFKAKLKVPSPAHPLGTDDLGQDLLARLLYGGRISLAVGVAAMVIAITLGTFVGAVAGYVGGALDNVLMRLTDLCLSLPQLPLLLLIVYLFRDPVRKTFGPEVGIFLLIVTVIGSLRWMPVARLVRASFLSIKEKEFVEAARCLGVPPWRQIVRHILPNALGPVIVAASLGVGTAIIAESSLSFLGLGFPPDIPTWGRILFDAKDNLDIAPHWALFPGTAIFLTVLSINYIGDGLRDALDPRKVL
- a CDS encoding sigma-70 family RNA polymerase sigma factor, giving the protein MATRDWRKEFEDVALVHLDQLYHMALRLCRSPSRAEDLVQETYLRAFRHFDQFDPGTNCRAWLFAILHNTFVNRVKRDSRELLELDEGSLDHAGASSPEVMATIANPEEEFLKHVLDGDLVSALEAMPVTFQEAVLLADVEEFSYKEIAQILGVPVGTVMSRLHRGRQLLRKTLVASSRERKGMRRDA